In one Thermococcus sp. 2319x1 genomic region, the following are encoded:
- a CDS encoding PspC domain-containing protein → MVEKRLKRSKKNKIFLGVLGGIAEYIDVDPTIVRVLFILLCLVEPVFILAYFLMAIVMPEEEEERVTAEKIPEKIEKLAEEAGEKVEELTKKAPKVEKKDDTKLFGIALVLLGAVLLLKVFIPLPLFGLRVIVALLILLLGLYLIARG, encoded by the coding sequence ATGGTGGAAAAGAGACTCAAAAGGAGTAAAAAGAATAAAATATTTTTGGGAGTTCTTGGAGGAATAGCCGAATATATCGACGTTGATCCAACTATAGTGAGGGTACTCTTCATCCTTCTCTGTCTCGTTGAGCCAGTTTTCATCCTGGCGTATTTCTTAATGGCTATAGTTATGCCCGAAGAAGAGGAGGAAAGAGTAACTGCAGAGAAAATTCCAGAGAAGATCGAAAAGCTAGCTGAAGAGGCTGGAGAAAAAGTTGAAGAACTGACCAAAAAAGCTCCAAAGGTAGAGAAAAAAGACGACACGAAGCTTTTTGGGATAGCCCTTGTCCTTTTAGGAGCAGTGTTGCTCTTAAAGGTTTTCATACCGTTGCCACTCTTTGGACTAAGGGTAATAGTTGCACTGCTTATCCTCTTACTCGGCCTGTACCTGATAGCGAGGGGATGA
- a CDS encoding triphosphoribosyl-dephospho-CoA synthase: MDKWEVVKAFTLGSLLEATIPKPGNVNRYRDFEDLTLYHFLFAHTAVMDVLFEAAEKGELIRKGKISPAEAEIGALIRKAIENSRKAQNSNPNFGIITLEIPLAIALTWAKDIEAEEEAKKLIVLSTPQDSVEFYRAIRTANPKGIKRGVKYDVYDDASFEELLRDGINLKKLAEISSERELIFREWLTGYRISYSTFYRLKELTSRLSLEEATIKAFLELLSRHIDTLIVRKAGLEEAKLVQKKAKETLSGKLTLEEFDEFLREKKDLRNPGSLADIMAVSLGLLILSGYPLSL, from the coding sequence ATGGACAAGTGGGAAGTCGTCAAGGCCTTTACCCTTGGCTCTCTGCTCGAGGCAACAATACCCAAGCCGGGGAACGTAAACAGATATAGAGACTTTGAGGACCTTACCCTTTACCATTTCCTTTTTGCCCATACAGCTGTCATGGATGTTCTTTTTGAGGCTGCAGAGAAGGGAGAATTAATTAGGAAAGGCAAAATTTCACCAGCAGAGGCTGAGATAGGAGCACTGATAAGAAAGGCCATTGAAAACTCCAGGAAAGCCCAAAACTCAAACCCCAACTTTGGAATAATCACCCTTGAGATTCCACTTGCAATCGCACTAACCTGGGCAAAAGACATTGAAGCAGAAGAAGAGGCTAAAAAGCTTATTGTCCTCTCCACTCCCCAAGACAGTGTGGAGTTTTACAGAGCCATAAGAACCGCAAACCCAAAGGGGATTAAGAGAGGTGTAAAATATGACGTTTACGACGATGCCTCCTTTGAAGAGCTTCTCAGAGATGGAATAAACCTCAAAAAACTTGCCGAAATTTCAAGCGAGAGGGAATTAATTTTTAGGGAGTGGCTCACAGGTTATAGGATTAGCTATTCAACTTTTTACAGGCTTAAAGAGCTGACCTCAAGGCTTTCACTTGAAGAAGCCACTATCAAAGCCTTTCTCGAGCTTCTCTCTCGCCATATAGATACTCTAATCGTAAGAAAAGCCGGACTTGAGGAGGCAAAGCTCGTCCAAAAGAAAGCAAAAGAAACCCTTTCCGGAAAGCTCACTCTTGAAGAGTTTGATGAATTCTTAAGGGAAAAGAAGGACCTAAGAAACCCCGGAAGCTTGGCGGACATAATGGCGGTTTCACTTGGCTTGCTAATCTTAAGCGGCTACCCCCTCAGTCTTTGA
- a CDS encoding family 4A encapsulin nanocompartment shell protein: MRGELIRVLSAVEEKANELKMDGFEPDLVLFGKEAYEFLKAQVNEEFGGEDAVYEISGLKVKVVEEFGEDAVVIDSKVLGLGLGGAKRVKIIKD; this comes from the coding sequence ATGAGAGGAGAACTTATTAGGGTTTTAAGTGCTGTCGAAGAAAAAGCCAACGAGCTTAAGATGGATGGATTCGAGCCGGATTTGGTGCTCTTTGGAAAGGAAGCTTACGAGTTTTTAAAAGCACAGGTCAACGAGGAGTTTGGGGGAGAAGATGCAGTTTATGAAATTTCCGGGCTCAAAGTCAAGGTTGTCGAGGAATTTGGGGAAGATGCCGTTGTAATTGACTCAAAAGTCCTTGGTTTGGGTCTTGGAGGGGCAAAAAGGGTTAAGATTATCAAAGACTGA
- a CDS encoding OsmC family protein codes for MKGTVRWIGDSKFEALTEEGGKILFGEKGISPMKTLLLSVAGCTAIDVVMILQKMREPLEDLEVEISGERREEHPKIYTKVHIHYKIYGNVNEEKAKRAIELSQEKYCSASAHLKLSGTEVTYSYEIIREKV; via the coding sequence ATGAAAGGAACGGTTAGATGGATTGGGGATTCCAAATTTGAAGCGCTTACAGAAGAAGGTGGAAAGATACTGTTCGGGGAGAAAGGCATCTCACCAATGAAGACCCTTCTCCTCAGCGTGGCAGGCTGTACGGCCATAGATGTAGTGATGATCCTTCAGAAGATGCGCGAGCCCCTTGAGGATCTTGAGGTTGAAATAAGCGGGGAAAGGCGGGAAGAACATCCGAAAATTTACACTAAAGTTCACATCCACTATAAAATCTATGGAAACGTAAATGAGGAAAAAGCGAAACGGGCTATAGAGCTTAGCCAAGAAAAGTACTGCTCCGCTTCAGCCCATCTCAAGCTCAGCGGGACGGAAGTTACTTACTCCTATGAGATTATTAGGGAAAAAGTTTAA
- a CDS encoding radical SAM protein: MYIRPFDPWKSKLCTCPFKYTLNIYTGCDHACVYCYITSYIPKAFKVRIKENLLPNLERELRKFNRKFIVALSYSSDPYPTIDKDLGITRKVLELFKRYDIPCLILTKSNLFERDLDILRTLKCAVGITVTTVDEEKAKLLEPNAPLPRERIKALKKAKKEGIPVYARIDPIIPFYTWEDFDETLDSLSFVSHITVSTLKLRVDSWRRMEAKFPELMKKLTPLYKRGERIGGYYYLPKDMRFKILEEARKKIEAKGMTFGSCREGYYSYPSCDGSHLVLQLLHGEIY, encoded by the coding sequence ATGTACATAAGGCCCTTCGACCCCTGGAAATCGAAGCTCTGCACATGCCCCTTTAAGTATACCCTTAACATCTACACCGGCTGTGACCATGCGTGTGTTTACTGCTACATAACCTCCTATATCCCTAAAGCCTTTAAAGTGAGGATAAAGGAAAACCTCCTCCCAAACCTAGAAAGGGAACTCCGAAAATTTAACAGGAAATTCATAGTAGCCCTCTCCTACTCTTCTGACCCGTATCCAACAATAGACAAGGATTTGGGAATAACCCGAAAGGTGCTTGAACTCTTCAAGAGATACGATATTCCATGCTTAATTTTGACGAAATCTAACCTATTCGAGAGAGATTTGGACATTTTGAGAACCCTAAAGTGCGCTGTTGGAATCACAGTCACCACGGTAGATGAGGAAAAAGCGAAACTCTTAGAGCCAAACGCACCCTTGCCGAGGGAAAGAATCAAGGCATTGAAAAAAGCAAAGAAGGAAGGCATCCCTGTCTACGCTCGAATAGATCCGATAATACCCTTTTACACTTGGGAAGACTTTGATGAGACCCTTGATTCGTTGAGCTTTGTGTCTCACATAACCGTCTCAACTTTAAAACTCCGGGTGGATTCCTGGAGGAGAATGGAGGCAAAGTTCCCTGAGCTAATGAAAAAGCTCACACCCCTTTACAAGAGAGGGGAAAGGATAGGAGGTTATTATTACCTGCCAAAAGACATGAGATTTAAAATCCTAGAGGAGGCGAGGAAAAAGATAGAGGCGAAGGGCATGACCTTCGGCTCCTGCAGGGAGGGCTATTATTCATACCCCAGCTGCGATGGTTCTCATCTGGTATTACAGCTCCTACACGGGGAGATCTATTGA
- a CDS encoding gamma-glutamyl-gamma-aminobutyrate hydrolase family protein yields the protein MGILSDKIEWLDIQRDEFELTLIKAALEKDLSMLGIGRGAQAINVALGGSLYQDVSEIPKAIRHNWLKNGKFLVHPAAKVHEVRIKLDSLLFEILKENLDVESTSEVFIGVNSFHHQAIKKLGNDVKPVAYAEDGIIEAIEVEGRFAIGVQWLAEYLDEMEPLFRTLVKKALEYKKKKLGLLNPKNNSIDLPV from the coding sequence ATGGGGATACTCTCTGATAAAATAGAATGGCTTGACATACAGAGGGACGAGTTTGAGCTTACACTCATTAAAGCTGCCCTAGAGAAGGATTTGTCCATGCTGGGAATAGGCAGAGGAGCACAGGCGATAAATGTTGCCCTTGGAGGTAGCTTGTATCAAGACGTTAGCGAAATCCCAAAAGCCATAAGGCACAATTGGCTTAAAAACGGAAAGTTCTTGGTACATCCCGCTGCAAAGGTTCATGAAGTGAGGATAAAGCTGGATTCTCTGCTCTTTGAGATACTTAAGGAAAACCTGGATGTTGAGTCCACGAGCGAGGTTTTTATAGGGGTTAACAGCTTCCATCATCAGGCTATTAAGAAACTTGGAAATGATGTAAAACCCGTGGCCTATGCAGAGGATGGAATAATAGAGGCCATTGAAGTGGAAGGAAGGTTTGCAATAGGGGTTCAGTGGCTGGCTGAGTACCTTGATGAGATGGAACCCCTTTTTAGGACTCTTGTAAAGAAAGCTCTTGAATACAAAAAGAAAAAACTTGGCCTGCTAAACCCAAAAAACAATTCAATAGATCTCCCCGTGTAG
- a CDS encoding gamma-glutamyl-gamma-aminobutyrate hydrolase family protein (Members of this family of hydrolases with an active site Cys residue belong to MEROPS family C26.) — MKPIIGIVASFDWETGALTINDTYVRRIREAGGIPVAIPPLLGITDVIEAIDGLIIPEGPDIHPKYYGDTL; from the coding sequence ATGAAACCGATTATTGGAATTGTGGCTTCCTTTGACTGGGAAACCGGTGCCCTTACCATAAACGACACTTATGTCAGAAGAATTAGAGAAGCCGGTGGGATACCCGTCGCAATTCCACCACTTTTGGGAATAACAGATGTTATCGAGGCTATAGATGGGCTTATAATTCCCGAGGGGCCTGATATTCACCCAAAGTACTATGGGGATACTCTCTGA
- a CDS encoding PPC domain-containing DNA-binding protein has protein sequence MRFSKGRSFLFRIPKGKEFLSAVNEFAKKHNVLVGTISAIGTLKNPKIGYFEEEKGQYKVIELEGTYELVSALGNISIKDDEPFAHIHVSLGDKEGRLFGGHLIEGEVFVAEVYIHELLGEPLIRKPQENGLALWDAEE, from the coding sequence ATGAGGTTTTCAAAGGGTAGAAGCTTTCTGTTTAGAATACCCAAAGGGAAGGAATTTTTGAGTGCTGTAAATGAATTTGCAAAAAAGCACAACGTGTTGGTTGGAACTATCAGCGCAATTGGGACCCTCAAGAATCCAAAAATTGGATATTTTGAAGAGGAAAAGGGACAATATAAAGTAATCGAGCTAGAAGGAACCTACGAACTGGTATCCGCTTTGGGGAACATAAGCATAAAAGACGATGAGCCCTTTGCCCATATTCATGTGAGTTTAGGAGACAAGGAGGGAAGACTATTTGGCGGCCACTTGATTGAGGGGGAAGTTTTTGTCGCTGAAGTTTACATTCATGAGCTCCTTGGTGAACCTCTAATAAGAAAGCCTCAAGAAAATGGGTTGGCTCTGTGGGATGCTGAAGAGTGA
- a CDS encoding 6-carboxytetrahydropterin synthase: protein MFKIVERKIGWHKDFDSSHFLALPYESKCLRIHGHTYNVDVEVWGELNENGMIFDFNHLSNLIKLLDHKILISEGWVTDKRDGYVVVEKNGKHLELPESEVVILNKPNVTAEYIAEWFAERIAEKAGENVKKIKVRIWEDPRSYAEVTLGV from the coding sequence ATGTTCAAAATAGTTGAAAGAAAAATTGGATGGCACAAAGACTTTGACAGCTCCCATTTCTTGGCTTTGCCTTATGAGAGCAAGTGCCTTAGGATTCATGGGCATACATATAACGTTGACGTAGAGGTATGGGGCGAGCTGAACGAAAACGGCATGATATTTGACTTTAACCATTTGAGCAATCTTATAAAGCTCCTCGATCATAAAATACTAATAAGTGAAGGTTGGGTAACTGACAAAAGAGATGGATACGTTGTTGTGGAAAAAAACGGCAAACATCTGGAGCTTCCTGAAAGTGAAGTGGTAATCCTTAACAAACCAAACGTGACAGCAGAGTATATTGCGGAGTGGTTTGCCGAGAGAATAGCGGAAAAGGCAGGGGAGAACGTGAAGAAGATAAAGGTGAGGATTTGGGAAGACCCGAGAAGTTATGCTGAGGTTACCTTAGGGGTTTAG